Proteins found in one Anopheles aquasalis chromosome 3, idAnoAquaMG_Q_19, whole genome shotgun sequence genomic segment:
- the LOC126577164 gene encoding E3 ubiquitin ligase RNF157: MGLFASRQNATVEETDVSLNHLYKYPPRSGNYFGTHFIMGGERFDTPQPEAYLFGENADLNFLGSKPTPFPYPPPQATEPTKTLKSLVNIRKESVRFVKVAEGNNAKPVAAINSPTSPTGNVEPGIGKTTVTSGASNIGYNIEFVFDADYACLITIHYFSIEDIGPNGLSYLARDSTISSETFRFQRGVNQVFSAPHHIVYPAMYAEDDLTYGPDKDTLPVVIHCVVGDGGAAGTGASEEISASRQSHATICVIDHHSDGTYALRALKQKIFVDGLCYLLQEIYGIENKLTSKSITDEETEDNGSECVICMCDTRDTLILPCRHLCLCNSCADSLRYQANNCPICRAPFRALLQIRAVQKDVAGNGITCGSGAGSGGTPAAQNSTDGTDNIPAGYKTISLIEALNGPVVSVKAVTGTEGNGVVAEAGSDGNRGNENGFGFRSKLSKSSTDHSSNGELANGSLVSDKSPGVATSDVRMQLLTTDGDGGVSVSGTGDGVASGGSATAPAGIINSAVCSKKELLSKHSPLMQRAPMSKDKNPREKGHRIANANNSTTGTGGNAGKTIKSPSDKPIGFHLVHEKPPMKPMTELTENDDDSDVDKAAPLLRKSGSYEAKKHPDSSAMKKLLIGGNGVGGMIGSDGPIQGIDKSSPTAVITELLKGAILGDVGSESNGLGGGMERDGVRGGSAMITIVADDSEDYYTPEDPPATSPLKVMDDESSPRELLGGGRKSLPTGGTTATVVVVPPPAPPPSALSVLKEESSLQGSLPDSPISGNSQTSTRSSSDSYSSSSSTRQLLSSGAVPNDTPTHALSSVDSTTNGNSAVSKIAECSIESD; the protein is encoded by the exons ATGGGGCTATTTGCAAGCAGGCAGAATGCGACCGTCGAGGAGACGGACGTCAGCCTGAACCACCTCTACAAATATCCGCCCCGTTCGG GCAATTACTTCGGGACGCACTTTATTATGGGCGGAGAACGGTTCGATACGCCACAACCGGAAGCGTATCTGTTCGGGGAGAATGCGGATCTGAATTTTCTCGGCTCCAAACCTACTCCA TTCCCTTACCCGCCGCCTCAAGCAACCGAACCAACGAAAACGCTGAAAAGTTTGGTAAACATACGGAAGGAATCGGTCCGGTTCGTAAAGGTGGCCGAGGGAAACAATGCCAAACCGGTGGCAGCAATCAATAGCCCCACCAGCCCCACGGGAAACGTCGAGCCCGGAATCGGAAAAACAACGGTCACCAGTGGTGCCAGTAACATCGGTTACAACATTGAGTTTGTGTTCGATGCCGATTACGCCTGTCTCATCACAATCCACTACTTCTCCATCGAGGACATTGGACCGAATGGGTTAAGCTATCTGGCACGCGATTCCACCATCTCATCGGAAACGTTCCGCTTTCAGCGTGGCGTCAATCAGGTGTTTTCCGCTCCGCACCACATCGTCTATCCGGCGATGTACGCGGAGGATGATCTGACGTACGGTCCGGACAAGGATACGCTCCCGGTGGTGATACATTGTGTCGTAGGGGACGGTGGTGCGGCCGGAACGGGGGCGAGCGAAGAGATAAGCGCTAGTCGGCAATCACATGCCACGATCTGTGTGATCGATCATCACTCCGATGGGACGTATGCGTTGCGAGCGCTCAAGCAGAAGATCTTTGTCGATGGGCTGTGCTATCTGCTGCAGGAAATCTACGGCATCGAGAACAAGCTTACGAGCAAATCCATCACCGACGAGGAGACGGAAGATAATGGAAGCGAGTGCGTGATCTGCATGTGTGATACGCGCGATACGCTCATTCTGCCTTGCCGCCACCTGTGTCTGTGCAACTCGTGCGCCGACTCCTTACGGTATCAGGCAAACAACTGTCCGATCTGTCGGGCACCGTTCCGGGCGCTGCTCCAGATCCGGGCGGTACAGAAGGATGTGGCTGGCAATGGAATAACGTGTGGTAGCGGAGCAGGCAGTGGTGGTACACCAGCGGCACAGAACTCAACCGAT GGTACTGATAACATTCCGGCAGGATACAAGACCATATCACTTATTGAGGCCCTGAATGGTCCAGTTGTGTCCGTTAAAGCAGTTACTGGCACAGAGGGCAATGGCGTTGTGGCAGAAGCCGGAAGTGATGGTAATCGG GGCAACGAGAATGGGTTTGGGTTCCGCAGTAAACTCTCGAAATCCTCCACCGATCACAGCAGCAATGGCGAGCTGGCCAACGGTAGCTTGGTTTCAGACAAATCGCCCGGTGTAGCGACCAGTGACGTACGGATGCAGTTACTGACCacggatggcgatggcggagtGTCAGTCAGCggtactggtgatggtgtagCATCAGGCGGCAGTGCGACTGCTCCCGCTGGCATCATTAACTCGGCCGTCTGCAGCAAGAAGGAGCTTCTCTCGAAACATTCACCACTGATGCAGCGTGCACCGATGAGCAAAGATAAAAATCCACGCGAAAAGGGTCACCGTATTGCAAATGCCAATAACAGCACCACGGGCACGGGTGGAAACGCTGGCAAGACGATCAAATCGCCGTCGGACAAACCGATCGGATTCCATCTCGTACACGAGAAACCGCCAATGAAGCCGATGACCGAGCTAACcgagaacgatgatgatagcgATGTGGATAAGGCAGCGCCGCTGCTTCGCAAATCGGGTAGCTACGAGGCCAAGAAACATCCGGACAGCAGCGCTATGAAGAAGCTGTTGATCGGTGGTaacggtgttggtggtatGATCGGGTCGGATGGTCCAATTCAAGGGATCGATAAGAGCTCTCCGACGGCCGTCATCACCGAGCTGCTCAAGGGGGCAATCCTTGGTGATGTTGGTAGCGAAAGTAACGGACTCGGAGGGGGAATGGAACGCGATGGAGTGAGAGGAGGCAGTGCAATGATAACGATTGTGGCGGACGATTCGGAAGATTACTACACACCCGAAGATCCGCCGGCGACTAGTCCACTGAAGGTGATGGACGACGAGTCCTCACCGCGAGAGCTGCTGGGTGGAGGGCGCAAATCGTTGCCTACTGGtggcaccacggccaccgtggtggtcgttccaccaccagcaccaccaccgtcggcacTGTCCGTGCTTAAGGAGGAATCGTCGCTACAGGGATCACTGCCGGACAGTCCGATCAGTGGTAACTCGCAGACGTCCACGCGTAGCTCGAGTGATAGCTACTCGTCCAGCTCGAGCACCCGCCAGCTGCTCTCATCCGGTGCCGTTCCGAACGATACCCCAACGCATGCCCTGAGCTCGGtcgattccaccaccaacgggaaCAGTGCCGTCTCGAAGATAGCCGAATGTAGCATCGAAAGCGATTAG